The Pseudomonas allokribbensis genome has a window encoding:
- the katG gene encoding catalase/peroxidase HPI, protein MANESKCPFNHAAGGGTTNRDWWPNQLNLKILSQHSPASDPLGQDFDYAKAFKSLDFQALKRDLTALMTDSQDWWPADFGHYGPLFIRMAWHSAGTYRTADGRGGAGSGQQRFAPLNSWPDNVSLDKARRLLWPIKQKYGRNISWADLIVLTGNVALESMGFKTFGFSGGRPDVWEPDEDVYWGSENKWLGGDTRYGKHPEAMQDPGDGTLVAEPAEHGHEQSRTNQGERNLENPLAAVQMGLIYVNPEGPEGNPDPVASARDIRETFARMAMNDEETVALIAGGHAFGKTHGAGPADNVGPEPEAAGLEEQGLGWKSTFGTGKGGDTITSGLEVTWTTTPTKWSNNYLENLFGFEWELTKSPAGAHQWKPKNGAGAGTIPHAHDPNKRIDPTMLTSDLALRFDPAYEKISRRFLANPDQLADAFARAWYKLIHRDMGPLSRYLGPEMPQEELLWQDPIPEANHPLVDDSDIRALKGKVLASGLSVSELVSTAWASASTFRGSDKRGGANGGRLRLAPQRFWQANQPEQLDKVLKALEGIQNEFNTGASGKKVSLADLIVLAGNAGVEQAAKNAGHSVTVPFSPGRTDATQEQTDVESFGFLEPHTDGFRNYAANTYRVPAEALLIDKAQLLTLSAPELTVLVGGLRVLDTNVGKTKHGVFTDKPGTLTNDFFRNLLDMGVEWKPTSKAADEFEGRDRKTGGVKWTATRVDLVFGSNAVLRALAEVYASSDAKEQFVNDFVAAWAKVMDLDRFDLRQ, encoded by the coding sequence ATGGCAAATGAATCGAAATGCCCGTTCAATCACGCCGCCGGCGGTGGCACGACGAACCGCGATTGGTGGCCGAATCAACTGAACCTGAAAATCCTGAGTCAGCACTCGCCCGCCTCCGATCCGCTGGGCCAGGACTTCGACTACGCCAAGGCTTTCAAAAGCCTGGATTTCCAGGCCCTGAAACGCGACCTGACGGCGCTGATGACCGACTCCCAGGACTGGTGGCCTGCCGACTTCGGCCACTACGGCCCGCTCTTCATCCGCATGGCCTGGCACAGTGCCGGCACCTATCGCACCGCTGACGGCCGTGGCGGCGCCGGCTCCGGCCAGCAACGCTTCGCCCCGCTCAACAGCTGGCCGGACAACGTCAGCCTCGACAAGGCCCGGCGCCTGCTGTGGCCGATCAAACAGAAATATGGCCGCAACATTTCCTGGGCCGACCTGATCGTCCTCACCGGCAACGTCGCGCTGGAATCCATGGGCTTCAAGACCTTCGGTTTCTCGGGTGGCAGGCCCGACGTGTGGGAGCCGGACGAAGACGTCTACTGGGGTTCGGAAAACAAATGGCTGGGCGGTGACACCCGTTACGGCAAACACCCCGAAGCCATGCAGGATCCGGGCGACGGCACGCTGGTCGCCGAACCCGCCGAGCACGGCCATGAACAGAGCCGCACCAACCAGGGCGAACGCAATCTGGAAAACCCGCTCGCCGCCGTGCAGATGGGCCTGATCTACGTGAACCCGGAAGGCCCCGAAGGCAATCCCGATCCGGTGGCCTCGGCCCGAGACATCCGCGAAACCTTCGCCCGCATGGCCATGAACGACGAAGAAACCGTCGCCCTGATCGCCGGTGGCCACGCCTTCGGCAAGACCCACGGCGCCGGCCCTGCCGATAACGTCGGGCCGGAACCGGAAGCCGCCGGCCTGGAAGAACAAGGCCTGGGCTGGAAAAGCACCTTCGGCACCGGTAAGGGTGGCGACACCATCACCAGCGGCCTGGAAGTGACCTGGACCACCACCCCGACCAAATGGAGCAACAACTACTTGGAAAACCTGTTCGGCTTCGAGTGGGAACTGACCAAGAGCCCGGCCGGCGCCCACCAGTGGAAACCGAAAAACGGCGCCGGGGCCGGCACCATTCCCCATGCTCATGACCCGAACAAACGCATCGACCCGACCATGCTCACCTCCGACCTGGCCCTGCGTTTCGACCCGGCCTACGAGAAGATCTCACGGCGCTTCCTGGCCAATCCCGACCAACTGGCCGACGCCTTCGCCCGCGCCTGGTACAAGCTGATCCACCGCGATATGGGCCCGCTGTCACGCTATCTCGGCCCGGAAATGCCGCAGGAAGAGTTGCTGTGGCAAGACCCGATCCCCGAGGCCAACCATCCACTGGTCGACGACAGCGATATCAGGGCACTGAAAGGCAAAGTGCTGGCGTCGGGGCTGTCCGTTTCGGAACTGGTCTCCACCGCCTGGGCGTCCGCGTCCACCTTCCGTGGTTCGGATAAACGCGGCGGCGCCAACGGCGGACGTCTGCGTCTGGCACCGCAACGCTTCTGGCAGGCCAACCAACCCGAACAACTGGACAAGGTGCTCAAAGCCCTCGAAGGCATTCAGAACGAGTTCAACACCGGGGCGTCAGGCAAGAAAGTCTCGCTGGCGGACCTGATCGTGCTGGCCGGCAATGCCGGGGTCGAACAGGCCGCGAAAAACGCCGGCCATTCGGTCACGGTGCCCTTCTCGCCCGGCCGTACCGATGCGACTCAGGAGCAGACCGACGTCGAGTCGTTCGGCTTCCTTGAACCGCACACCGACGGCTTCCGCAACTACGCCGCCAACACTTACCGCGTACCGGCCGAAGCGTTGCTGATCGACAAGGCACAACTGCTGACGCTCTCGGCGCCGGAACTGACGGTACTGGTCGGTGGCCTGCGCGTGCTGGACACCAACGTCGGCAAGACGAAGCACGGGGTGTTCACCGACAAACCCGGCACCCTGACCAACGACTTCTTCCGCAACTTGCTGGACATGGGCGTGGAGTGGAAACCAACGTCCAAAGCGGCGGATGAGTTCGAAGGTCGCGATCGCAAGACCGGCGGCGTGAAATGGACGGCAACCCGGGTCGATCTGGTGTTCGGTTCCAACGCGGTACTGCGCGCACTGGCGGAGGTGTATGCCAGTTCCGATGCGAAGGAACAGTTCGTCAACGACTTCGTTGCCGCGTGGGCGAAAGTGATGGACCTGGATCGGTTTGATCTGCGCCAATAA